One genomic segment of Haladaptatus sp. R4 includes these proteins:
- the trxA gene encoding thioredoxin, whose amino-acid sequence MTDELEEIRAQKREKMMNEDAEEERETVAEPVRVESAAHLDELVGSHDVVLVDFYADWCGPCKMMEPAIQTVASETEAVVAKVNIDQHQPLAQQNGVRGVPTLQLYANGEPAQRLVGMQDESTLRDLIGRYA is encoded by the coding sequence ATGACGGACGAACTCGAAGAGATTAGAGCGCAGAAGCGTGAGAAAATGATGAATGAGGATGCGGAAGAAGAACGGGAAACCGTCGCAGAGCCGGTTCGCGTCGAAAGTGCGGCACACCTCGATGAGTTGGTCGGATCACACGACGTGGTGTTGGTGGACTTCTACGCGGATTGGTGTGGGCCGTGCAAGATGATGGAACCGGCCATCCAGACCGTGGCGAGCGAGACCGAGGCGGTCGTCGCCAAGGTGAACATCGACCAACACCAACCGCTCGCACAGCAGAACGGTGTGCGCGGCGTGCCGACGCTACAGTTGTACGCGAACGGGGAACCGGCACAGCGACTGGTCGGGATGCAGGACGAATCGACGCTTAGAGACTTGATCGGACGGTACGCCTAA
- a CDS encoding low temperature requirement protein A: protein MRRNRSLGLHTQTDEERHATWLELFFDLVFVLAVAQLGRLLHGHLTVLGLFVFVGLFFPVWWAWVGFTYYADQFGTDDPFFRGIIVVAMFCVIVFATTIHDVFAGGTVAFAAAYLVLRLLVIGLYAQTWLVAPHLRDICHPWILGFSLGATVWAVSVFVPPPIRYFLWFVGLGIEMATPVVSNLNSGASIQVSHLPERFGLFTILVLGEVILAVGTGTMETRWGFRGTVIAASGFGVAVCIWTLYFRNFDWTTTTKGIGGNRRTLVHEFIYGYNHPLVFAGIVATGVGVQTAIESITSGYSFANGGRVAFLGGLMLLLFGITASQWATPRSIPTSVLLSRVLATGLIGSLVVGSQPISIVGFAAVVLVGLVVFESLVSRTERSKDDTTLV from the coding sequence ATGCGTCGGAATCGGTCGCTCGGTCTCCATACACAGACGGACGAAGAACGTCACGCGACGTGGCTTGAACTCTTCTTCGACTTGGTGTTCGTACTCGCGGTGGCCCAGCTTGGTCGGTTACTCCACGGTCATCTCACGGTCTTGGGGCTGTTCGTTTTCGTCGGCTTGTTCTTCCCCGTCTGGTGGGCGTGGGTCGGATTCACTTACTACGCCGATCAGTTCGGTACGGACGATCCGTTCTTCCGGGGCATTATCGTCGTCGCGATGTTTTGTGTCATCGTGTTTGCGACGACGATTCACGACGTGTTCGCGGGTGGTACCGTCGCCTTCGCCGCCGCGTACCTCGTTCTTCGGCTGTTGGTTATCGGACTCTACGCACAAACGTGGCTCGTTGCTCCCCATCTTCGTGATATCTGCCATCCGTGGATTCTCGGCTTCTCGCTCGGCGCGACTGTGTGGGCTGTTTCGGTGTTCGTTCCGCCGCCGATACGCTATTTTCTCTGGTTTGTGGGACTGGGGATCGAAATGGCGACGCCAGTCGTCTCGAATTTGAATTCCGGCGCCTCGATACAGGTCTCACACCTCCCCGAGCGATTCGGTCTGTTCACGATTCTCGTCCTCGGGGAAGTCATCCTCGCCGTCGGAACGGGCACGATGGAGACCCGATGGGGTTTTCGTGGCACCGTTATCGCCGCCAGTGGGTTCGGCGTTGCCGTTTGTATCTGGACGCTGTATTTCAGAAACTTCGATTGGACGACCACCACGAAGGGAATCGGTGGTAACCGCCGAACGCTGGTACACGAATTTATCTACGGATACAACCACCCGCTCGTCTTCGCCGGAATCGTGGCGACCGGCGTGGGAGTCCAGACGGCCATCGAATCGATCACCAGTGGTTATTCGTTTGCGAACGGTGGACGGGTGGCTTTCTTGGGTGGTCTGATGTTACTCCTGTTCGGCATCACGGCGAGCCAATGGGCGACACCGCGTTCGATTCCGACTTCTGTACTCCTGAGCCGGGTCCTCGCCACCGGTTTGATCGGTTCGTTGGTCGTCGGTAGCCAACCCATATCGATCGTCGGATTCGCGGCCGTCGTTCTCGTCGGATTGGTCGTGTTCGAGTCACTCGTCTCTCGAACCGAGCGAAGCAAGGACGATACCACTCTCGTGTAA
- a CDS encoding nucleoside phosphorylase, with protein sequence MTIPNYGDKYDSPALFSAPTRSTGRVAISGPKFQTPSSSPISGTSSRRYWRSVRAIRSRSFGTSRFIPSTNTSASVGGFSIGAPATGTVAENLIAAGAEVLCIVGSGGTLQQDIEPIDAVIADRAIRDEGVSYHYLPPEKDATPSLELTDRLEARFEDSEVTTHRGTTWTTSAFYRETVAEIERYAEDGVVSVEMEAAALFAVAEFRGVDAAAVFDIGDLLTEEEWDSGVGYENLQPKLLDPAIAALHDLLGVDG encoded by the coding sequence ATGACGATACCGAATTACGGAGACAAGTACGACTCACCGGCGTTGTTCTCGGCGCCGACGCGATCGACGGGCAGGGTGGCGATTTCGGGGCCGAAATTCCAAACGCCATCATCATCACCTATCAGCGGGACTTCTTCGAGGAGATATTGGCGGAGCGTACGGGCGATCCGATCCCGCTCGTTCGGAACTTCGAGGTTCATCCCATCGACGAACACGTCGGCGTCCGTCGGGGGGTTTAGCATCGGCGCACCTGCGACGGGAACCGTCGCGGAAAATCTCATCGCCGCTGGGGCGGAAGTCCTCTGTATCGTCGGCAGTGGTGGGACACTCCAACAGGACATCGAACCGATAGACGCCGTGATCGCAGACCGGGCAATTCGGGACGAAGGTGTCTCGTATCACTATCTTCCGCCGGAGAAGGATGCGACGCCGTCCCTGGAACTCACCGACCGCCTCGAAGCCCGGTTCGAAGACAGCGAGGTAACGACGCATCGGGGAACGACGTGGACGACCAGCGCGTTCTATCGAGAAACGGTCGCCGAAATCGAACGGTACGCTGAGGACGGTGTCGTCAGCGTCGAAATGGAAGCGGCCGCTCTGTTCGCGGTTGCCGAATTTCGCGGCGTAGATGCCGCCGCTGTGTTCGATATCGGTGACTTGCTGACCGAAGAAGAGTGGGATTCTGGCGTCGGGTACGAGAACCTCCAACCGAAACTGCTCGACCCGGCGATTGCGGCGCTTCACGATCTTCTCGGCGTTGACGGATGA
- a CDS encoding S1C family serine protease — protein MTDNKTYERLYEKTIPSVVSIYVTPNDASRPTRMGAGSGFVYDNDGSGGHVVTNHHVTGGADEVELRFSDGDWRTGHVVGRDSGTDLAVVAVTDLPTYAKPLSVATDAPKPGQEVAALGNPMGLDGTITTGIVSGTNRSLPTGNGFTIPDTVQTDAAINPGNSGGPLLTLNGEVVGVNRARQGDGIGFAISGAIVSRIVPTLIESGSYRHPFLKISTVDVSPIVAEANGLSEPRGILVVDVRLGPASGALIGCEATRTLRGREIPVGGDVIVGLDEKEVRSHEELMRHLLIETQPGEQIEVELVRDGRKLTEQVVLGERPKAKGNGRIGITVE, from the coding sequence ATGACTGATAACAAGACATACGAACGATTGTATGAGAAAACGATTCCGTCGGTCGTGTCGATCTACGTCACGCCGAATGATGCGAGTCGTCCGACGAGAATGGGCGCGGGATCCGGATTCGTCTACGATAACGATGGCTCCGGCGGCCACGTCGTAACGAATCACCACGTCACGGGCGGTGCCGACGAAGTGGAACTTCGGTTCAGCGACGGCGACTGGCGAACCGGCCACGTGGTCGGCCGGGATAGCGGTACCGACCTCGCAGTCGTCGCCGTCACCGACCTTCCGACGTACGCGAAACCGCTTTCGGTCGCAACGGATGCACCGAAACCCGGACAAGAGGTCGCCGCGCTCGGGAACCCGATGGGACTCGACGGAACCATCACGACGGGTATCGTCAGCGGGACGAACCGCTCACTCCCCACCGGCAACGGGTTCACGATTCCCGATACGGTACAGACCGACGCCGCGATCAATCCCGGGAACAGCGGCGGTCCGCTCTTGACGCTGAACGGGGAAGTCGTCGGGGTCAACCGCGCCCGACAGGGCGACGGTATCGGCTTCGCCATCTCGGGGGCTATCGTCTCGCGGATCGTTCCGACGCTTATCGAAAGCGGTTCCTACCGGCATCCGTTTCTCAAGATTTCGACGGTGGACGTTTCGCCGATCGTTGCGGAGGCGAACGGGCTCTCGGAGCCGCGAGGAATCCTCGTCGTCGACGTTCGCCTCGGCCCGGCGAGCGGTGCCCTCATCGGCTGTGAAGCCACTCGAACGCTTCGCGGTCGTGAGATACCGGTCGGTGGGGACGTGATCGTCGGTCTCGACGAAAAAGAGGTTCGTTCCCACGAAGAACTGATGCGACACTTGCTCATCGAAACACAACCCGGCGAGCAAATCGAAGTCGAACTGGTCCGAGACGGTCGGAAATTGACGGAACAGGTCGTCCTCGGGGAACGACCGAAGGCGAAGGGTAACGGTCGTATCGGAATCACGGTGGAGTGA
- a CDS encoding succinylglutamate desuccinylase/aspartoacylase family protein, translating to MGESTAFEFDGGRVEPGEGQQFRFPTSETYLGDPIRIPVTIINGENPGPTVFLGAALHGDELNGIEVVRELAHEWKHSDVHGTVVCLPVLNVPGFLAQERYLPGYEQDLNRAFPGDPDGTNDRRIADEIYRNFVEPCDFGIDFHTSTRGRTNMLHVRADMLDPDVERLANAFGTNLIIAGQGATGMLRREATERGTPTITIEMGEAHRFERRPHRAPTLDGVRSVFAEFGLYQQELVRWPGWRTVVETDDERTWIRSDEGGLVDMRRERGELVYEGEPICSISDPFKRESVEVHAPFTGLLVGVLENPVVYPGNPLCHLVEVEATVRRSIELQSEQSDPKNDPVSL from the coding sequence ATGGGGGAATCAACAGCGTTCGAGTTCGACGGAGGACGCGTCGAACCGGGTGAGGGCCAACAGTTCCGTTTTCCGACCAGCGAGACGTACCTCGGGGACCCTATCCGAATCCCCGTCACCATCATCAACGGTGAAAACCCCGGCCCGACGGTGTTTCTCGGGGCGGCGCTTCACGGCGACGAACTCAACGGCATCGAAGTCGTCCGCGAGTTGGCCCACGAGTGGAAACACTCCGACGTCCACGGGACCGTCGTCTGCCTGCCCGTCCTCAACGTCCCCGGGTTTCTCGCCCAGGAGCGATATCTGCCGGGCTACGAACAGGATCTCAATCGGGCCTTTCCGGGCGATCCCGATGGGACCAACGACCGCCGTATCGCGGACGAAATCTATCGAAACTTCGTCGAACCGTGCGATTTCGGCATCGACTTCCACACGTCCACACGCGGACGAACCAACATGCTCCACGTCCGGGCCGACATGCTCGATCCGGACGTGGAGCGACTCGCCAACGCGTTCGGGACGAACCTCATCATCGCCGGTCAGGGCGCAACCGGAATGCTTCGCCGGGAGGCGACGGAACGCGGAACCCCGACCATCACCATCGAGATGGGCGAAGCCCACCGGTTCGAGCGCCGACCTCATCGAGCACCGACTCTGGACGGCGTTCGGAGCGTATTCGCCGAATTCGGGCTCTATCAGCAGGAACTCGTCCGTTGGCCAGGATGGCGAACCGTCGTTGAAACCGACGACGAACGAACGTGGATTCGCTCGGACGAGGGCGGCCTCGTCGACATGCGACGGGAACGCGGCGAACTCGTATACGAAGGCGAACCCATCTGTTCGATCAGCGACCCGTTCAAACGTGAGAGCGTCGAAGTCCACGCTCCCTTCACCGGCCTCCTCGTCGGTGTCCTCGAAAATCCGGTCGTCTACCCCGGAAATCCGCTCTGTCATCTCGTCGAAGTCGAGGCGACGGTTCGGCGTTCCATCGAGTTACAAAGTGAACAGTCCGACCCTAAAAACGACCCCGTATCTTTGTAA
- a CDS encoding winged helix-turn-helix domain-containing protein, which yields MEAVLWYVLAGTRGGINRARILRTLDQRPRNANKLAEDLDLNYDTIRHHLDVLADNNVVKASGDEYGAVYLPTDAARHHWDTVEDIITQLD from the coding sequence ATGGAGGCAGTCCTCTGGTACGTGTTGGCCGGGACGCGCGGCGGTATCAACCGCGCGCGCATCCTGCGGACGCTGGACCAGCGTCCGCGAAACGCCAACAAACTCGCGGAGGACTTGGACCTCAACTACGACACCATCCGTCACCATCTGGACGTGCTCGCCGACAACAACGTCGTGAAAGCGAGCGGCGACGAGTATGGTGCGGTGTACCTCCCGACCGACGCGGCCCGCCACCACTGGGACACCGTCGAAGACATCATCACCCAACTCGACTGA
- a CDS encoding ferritin-like domain-containing protein — MKQNNDATDDSSNTGTRRTRRAFLGATAAVGTLALAGCTGSSDDGASSTMSTSTSTSMDTTTSDMETTTEGEMSNPDVPILNYALTLEHLEYAFYRDSLKKFSDDELMNAKVVSKFGDGVRMDVPDYLKTVRDDEAAHVDALTQTVKKLGGTPVEEGEYDFGCDTPTDFFGVAKALENTGVAAYAGAAPSVVNNDVLAAAAGIHSVEARHAAFLNLLNEESPFPNAVNEAKSMDDVLKIAGNFVTSDVDTSKYEMGDSRPKQDRKKNDGTSDVDVLNYALTLEHLENAFYRDGLKEFSNDDLMNADALSKFDEHTRMKVPAYLSKISDHEAAHVDALTKTVKKLGGKPVGEATYDFGYENASEFLGVAKALENTGVAAYKGAAPTVENDDVFAAAIGIHSVEAEHASFLNEVNMTSPFPNAVDEPKTMKEVKKIAGQFIVSN, encoded by the coding sequence ATGAAGCAGAACAACGATGCCACCGACGATTCGTCCAACACGGGAACGCGGCGCACGCGCCGGGCGTTCCTCGGAGCGACTGCGGCAGTCGGCACGCTGGCCCTCGCCGGGTGTACAGGGAGCAGCGATGACGGTGCGAGTTCGACGATGAGCACCTCGACGTCCACCTCGATGGACACGACCACGTCCGACATGGAGACGACGACCGAGGGGGAGATGTCGAATCCCGACGTTCCGATCCTCAACTACGCACTGACGCTCGAACACCTGGAATACGCCTTCTACCGTGACAGCCTGAAGAAGTTCAGCGACGACGAACTGATGAACGCGAAGGTAGTCTCGAAGTTCGGCGACGGGGTCCGGATGGACGTTCCGGACTATCTGAAGACGGTGCGGGACGACGAGGCGGCGCACGTCGATGCGCTCACCCAGACGGTCAAGAAACTCGGTGGGACGCCGGTCGAGGAAGGGGAGTACGATTTCGGTTGCGACACGCCGACCGATTTCTTCGGTGTCGCGAAGGCACTCGAAAATACGGGCGTCGCGGCCTACGCGGGTGCTGCACCGTCGGTCGTCAACAACGACGTGCTCGCGGCGGCGGCAGGCATCCACAGCGTGGAGGCCCGTCACGCCGCGTTCCTGAACCTCCTCAACGAGGAGTCACCGTTCCCGAACGCGGTGAACGAGGCCAAATCGATGGACGATGTGCTCAAAATCGCGGGGAACTTCGTCACGTCGGACGTCGATACGAGCAAGTACGAGATGGGAGATTCGCGCCCGAAACAGGATCGGAAAAAGAACGACGGGACGAGCGACGTGGACGTGCTGAACTACGCGTTGACGCTCGAACACCTCGAAAACGCGTTCTACCGCGACGGGCTGAAGGAGTTCAGCAACGACGACCTGATGAACGCCGACGCGCTCTCGAAGTTCGACGAACACACGCGAATGAAGGTACCGGCGTACTTGAGCAAGATCAGCGACCACGAGGCCGCACACGTCGATGCACTCACGAAGACGGTCAAAAAGCTCGGCGGAAAACCGGTCGGGGAAGCGACGTACGACTTCGGCTACGAGAACGCCTCGGAGTTCCTCGGCGTGGCGAAGGCGCTCGAAAACACGGGCGTCGCCGCGTACAAAGGCGCTGCACCGACTGTCGAGAACGACGACGTGTTCGCCGCCGCCATCGGTATCCACAGCGTGGAGGCCGAACACGCGTCGTTCCTCAACGAGGTGAACATGACGTCGCCGTTCCCGAACGCGGTGGACGAACCGAAGACGATGAAGGAAGTGAAGAAGATAGCCGGTCAGTTCATCGTCAGCAACTGA
- a CDS encoding SPW repeat protein — protein sequence MSETESRERTTRSADSRESGLKWLSGFVSLVGAWIFVSAFVYPSMSMTSYWNNLIIGAAIFLIAGYNYYRMSRDMGTSVGSSSFVALLGLWMILTPFIMTASTAFWSDIISGIVVAIVAGYNAYAGRSERAGAPAGTA from the coding sequence ATGAGTGAAACAGAATCTAGGGAGCGAACGACACGGAGCGCTGACTCCCGTGAATCGGGACTGAAATGGCTGAGTGGGTTCGTCTCGCTCGTGGGGGCATGGATATTCGTCTCCGCGTTCGTCTACCCGTCGATGTCGATGACGAGCTACTGGAACAACCTCATCATCGGTGCGGCCATCTTCCTCATCGCGGGGTACAACTACTACCGCATGTCGCGAGATATGGGGACCAGCGTGGGGAGTTCGTCGTTCGTCGCGCTGCTGGGTCTCTGGATGATCCTCACTCCGTTCATCATGACCGCCTCGACGGCGTTCTGGAGTGACATCATCTCGGGTATCGTCGTCGCAATCGTCGCCGGGTACAACGCCTACGCGGGACGGAGCGAGCGGGCGGGAGCGCCTGCCGGAACCGCCTAA
- a CDS encoding ParA family protein, with product MKRAITLWSESGGVGKTTMATNISAALGRQDERVLVIDLDPQLGSLTDHVGYQELKTGDRDHLGDVLLNDEKDIESLIVETEDFDLVPSHEGLANIESEMAARNTSLREFQLRSALKSVASEYDYFIIDPPATLNVLVDNALVAARNVVIPIELTRKGSISIEGLEDTLDSMERGFKKFDDGFNLGILAVVPNEVGDSNIYRDTREELETDGKPVTPFGVRKRDVLKEAWKNQMNLFEFAESEETRDLREYEEDLLSNFEQLARIIQRGTVEAVEVEA from the coding sequence ATGAAGCGAGCCATCACACTGTGGAGCGAGTCAGGTGGGGTCGGCAAGACGACCATGGCGACCAACATTTCCGCCGCGCTGGGACGACAGGACGAGCGGGTCCTCGTTATCGACCTGGATCCCCAACTGGGCAGTTTGACCGACCACGTCGGCTATCAGGAATTGAAGACCGGCGACCGGGACCACCTCGGAGACGTTCTGTTGAATGATGAGAAAGATATCGAATCGCTCATCGTCGAGACGGAGGACTTCGACCTCGTACCGTCCCACGAGGGATTGGCAAACATCGAGAGTGAGATGGCCGCGCGGAACACCTCGCTCCGGGAGTTCCAGCTCCGGTCGGCGCTCAAATCCGTCGCGTCGGAGTACGACTACTTCATCATCGACCCACCGGCGACGCTGAACGTTCTCGTGGACAACGCGCTCGTCGCTGCACGAAACGTGGTCATCCCCATCGAACTCACCCGCAAAGGAAGCATCTCCATCGAAGGGCTGGAGGACACCCTCGACAGCATGGAGCGCGGGTTCAAGAAGTTCGACGACGGGTTCAACCTTGGAATTCTGGCCGTGGTTCCGAACGAAGTCGGCGACTCGAACATCTACCGTGACACGCGCGAGGAACTGGAGACGGACGGCAAACCGGTGACCCCGTTCGGCGTGCGAAAACGTGACGTGCTGAAGGAGGCGTGGAAAAATCAGATGAACCTCTTCGAATTCGCGGAAAGCGAGGAAACGCGTGATCTCCGCGAGTACGAAGAGGACCTGCTTTCGAACTTCGAACAACTGGCGCGAATCATCCAACGAGGAACGGTCGAAGCCGTGGAGGTCGAAGCATGA